The DNA window CTCGTACATAGACACATCTCTAGGCATGCTATTTGTGCAAGTTCTGCGTGGTCTcacattaatatatttcttgattcaaaactttcaaaagCCTGTGTCTCGTGATATATTAAGAGCTTCAGAACTCATGGAAGGACTAGAAGGATCCTTAAGACCATCTCAGGAGGCTGTGAATTTCAGAACATCCTTCCCCCACCGGGATGGGAGTTATTTTTCAGTCATGAGTACCGCATAATCTTAATGAGAATTTCAACATTTTGAATCTTTTCATTATGTTGAAAGAATCGTAGATACCAGATCTATTGCACATTGTTTATTAACCCTGGGAAGCAGTAATAACCTGCACTGATTCAAGAACATGCTCACGTATATTTGAATCTTCACTCTCTCAAGCTTCAGAACATACCATATTTTGGATTCTTGTTATTTCTCGTTGTAAAAACACTCAGGATTATTCTATATAGCATATTGCCTTAAAAATCATGGAAAATGCTGCCTTTCCTAGTCTATATCTTAATGGATGCTAGGATTTCCTGGCTCAAATTTATTGGTGCTGCAGGAGCTAAGTATTTGACCTCTTGACTATTGAGACTTTTGTTGCaatctgattttgtttttcattcacCTAGTGTTTCTATTAGGACATGTACTTTGCTAAGCAAGGACGAATCCAAGTAGAGGGTTTTCCAGGCTATAGCCCGGgcagatttcttttttaaaaaaaactttcggGGCAGATTTTCATTAGCTAGCAGCCCATAAATTTATGCATGTTTTTGTTGGCCTTTAACCCAAGTCCATGGTGCCTAATTCTTTTTGCCcagctcaatatatatatatgtgtgtgtgtgtgtgtgtgtgtgtgtaaagccAGCACACTTTGTCCACTTCAAACCTTCTTCTTTCCAGTAAATTACCTCCCAAAAACCGAGAGCTGCTCTCCCTCTCCTTGCTgcaatttttcttcaaaacttaGCTCACAAGTGGTCATTTAAGTTATTTCCTTctcattaagtttttttttgcgTCGACCTGGAACAACTCTGGGGTTCTAATTTTAGTTCAATAaggagtttaatttaattatttgaacaaCAAGAACATTGTTTTAGAGATTGATAAAAATGGACCAAACTCTCAATTTGACGCTAATACTTTCAAATACTATCTTGCCAtaacatcttttaattttgtctttacCTTATTTTTGATGAACAAAGTTACGagagttattaattttatttttcaaacgtttcagagaaaaaattaagatattgcAAATgccttaaattttgttttacatgcaaaatttcaacttcaatatttggttcaaTATTTGGAAGATAGCAATTGGGATGATTTATTTGAAAGTTCAgtattttttcaagaacaacATGATATTTAGATTCTTGATATAAGTGCTCCTTATAAGATTGATACAAGTAATTTTTATCAACAAAGAGATTTTATTACAGTTGAACATCATTAttgatatgatatatttaatattgtaatagaTTTTATGGAGTTAAATAatagatttttgaaaaacataatggAATCGCTTTATCTTAACTCAGCATTGGATCCTTCACATGCCTTCACATTATTTAAagttgatgatatatataagcTTGCTGAGAAATTATATTCTGAAGACTTCATTCCAATGGATTTACATGGTTTAAGAATACAGTTAAAGTATTATAAATTGTCAATGAATTATCCGAACTTCTAGAATATTGATTCTCTTACTATATTGTATCATCGATTAGTTGATATAGGCTTGAGAAATAATTTCGACTTGATTAGTAGACTGATTCGATTGGTACTATCTCTTCTTGTTTCTACATCAATGACAGAACAAGCTTTTTCATCtaagaaattcattaaaaatcggctttaaaaaaatataaagaatgagTTTCTTGTATGATCATCCATATAGAAGGAAACTTTGCAATTAGTATAGataatcaatcaataattaaagaattttattCTATAAAGTAAGGCACAACTTAAATAGTagtttattgtattttcattacGATTGTGATATATATTATGAtagtaaaacttattatttcctCTTatcttgtatatttattttattttaatataacaataGCCCTTCCAGTTTTTAGATCCCGCATTCGTCCCTGTTGCTAAGTGTGTTCCTAAATAAGATATAGCAttactttgttttaaaaattaacaagtcTGCTCCCTATAAGAGATGCAATGTTCTGAATGAATATTGTAGCTTTTTCCATAATTTTCACAGAAAATATTTTCTGGGAAGTTAAAAATATGCTTCCCCACTTGATGAACGTATCGTCTTCTTCATTTGAACACCAAAGACTCAACTTGTTGAAATCTTTATACCATGCTCAATCAAAGGTACTGTATCTGCAGATTGTGCATTAGTCTCTTTGAAGCTATgctgattttatttatgaattattcACTTTATTTGAATTTTCACAGGTTCGAATCTCTACATTATGCCAGAGAGGGACTTTCACATGCATTTTGCTGTATGACCTGTAGAATAACCATGGCAGAGTTGCAGGACTTTAACTTTCCATTTCTCAACGAGTATGATAATACAGTTGAACTGCAGAAACTAGTAACAGTGATGCGGCTCCTATCGATGTCATTATTCCCCGATCCATCTTGAAGATAGAAAAACATACATGAATTTCTTTCAATCTTATGATGACATGTAAATCTGTTGGAAGATAACAGTATTCAATACTGAGCTAGACTGCAATATGGTGTAGGATGAACATTAAACACATAATGTTGACTTCATAAGAGCATCTCAGTCGTGAGGCGGGTCGATCTGGATTGGCTCCCTGCATCAAGCGAAAAACAGTCAGGCAGTGACAAACATTTGAGAGAAAGCGAGGACACTGGATATGGAGGCCTTACCTGTTGCAGTCCATGTACTCTGAAATGGCAAAAGAATTATGCGTGTTGCACTTGACAGTAAGATCGCCAATGCGGTCAGGTATTATCCTCGTTGGAAGCACCCTTGCCACATTTTCGATGCAGTGGCAGATAAATCGTGGCCCCATTACAACCCTAGCTATTGCATTGAGATCATATATGGACTGACAACATTGGTTCGAAGGCTTACAGTATGAACCTGCGAGAAAATCCAAACAGTGAGACAATTTATCGGATATGATCTTACACGAATCGAAGTTCAACTGAGCCATAGCTTGTCCTGAAACTACGAGTATCAGAAACCCAACAATTCGAACCATTGATTCTGCTTTGATCGAGCAAGGCCACTTCTCAAGCAGTATAATGGGTGCCTCTGAAGATGGGGCTGTATGTATACAGTGGAGATGATGAAGAGATTATATAGCCATTTTTAGCTGACTGCACTGCATGCAATTATCATGAACCATTTGCTGGTAAGGACCTCATTTGTGCATGAGAGCTGTTAATACGCAAGTACTAACCGACCAGGACTTTTGTTGAGGACATCCTAGTAGTTAAGATTTGGAGCTTCCAACTTCAAGATCTCAAAAACCAGTTAAAGGACAGCCTAGTTGTAGAAATTGTCTTCCAACAAAGTTCCTGACAGGAATTTTATTGCCAATTCGGTTGCTTTCATTCTCTTTGTGCTTCAATGAGGAGGTTGAGGTTTAAAGGGATTTTCTTTCGCCACTCAAGCCATATCTTTTCTTTGGATTTGACGCAGCCCAGcccaagaataaaaatcaaagaaaaaaaaagatagaatttttaaaataaaagatttcctaataaattctaattcataattttattatcgaataattcttttttaatagtttACCCTCAAAATTACTATCTCTTAAATACGTCTTAAATTGACATTTATAAGATAAGAATAATCATAATTCTAAGTTaagtagaaaaataacataaaatctaaaaatcaagttaaaaatctaaaactaactagtaaaataacaaaattgataaaCACTTCAATTTTTTAGCCTAATTTGAAGGTCTTTTTTTACCTTGGCTAGTTAGAGCTAATTGAGCTCCTCTATAGAACAGTTTTTGTagaatttcttataaaattttgtGGTTGGTGGAACAgtcaaatctaaaattatggttttggCAAATCGTTTTCCATCATCAGTCATTTTCTTGAGCTTGACTTGTTCATTTGATCCAAATACACATCAGCTAGGTAACCCACTTAGTTCGAATATAACAAGTCCGTGTCCAATTGATCAGAACCTCCTATTTCAGAATTAGAAgctaaaataacatgaaatcGGTCAGCATCGTTTGCTTAAATGTTGAGAGTTGATCCCGAAATACGATTGCTTTAGATTAATTAAGTTCATGAACTCTGCCTCTCACAGATTGGGCTGAGATTGCCAAACTTCTGTAACTACTAGCTATGGATGGTAGCCAGCGGCAGAATTTGACCTTTCAGAATTAGTGATTTTTTACATTAGTGGTGTGGCCAATGCTTAGAGTCATAATATATTTTCCATCTCCAAAAGAATCGTGCATACAGTGCTTGTAACCAAAATTCTAGTTCTATGAAAATTTACTGAGATACAGCAATTTGATTCATTAAACTGCATGGTTTAACGTAAACCGTTTAAGATTGACTTTGTAGTTTATACTAGCATCTCAATCAAGAAGGCATGCCGTCCCGTGATCCATAAAACTTCAACCTCTTTGACGATCCTGCATCAAGCCAATAACAGTTGGTCAGTAACAATTTTTAGAGTGAATGAAACTAAGAGAAAATGAAAGGGGTCGTGCGTATTGCAGTCCATCCATTCAGAAATAGGGAAACTGAGATGAGTTCTGAACTTGTCAGGAAGCTTACACATATGATATCAGCCCTTAATTATCCAAGGCTCCGTACCCCTCAGTACCACGTACTCAATGCACAAACAAATCAGCTGTGCCACCGGTCCATGTTTCGCTAATTAATCTCTTGAGTTTATAGATATGGCCACTAACATTTTTTTGATAGCTTAAGGTAGTAATAGCCTGTGAGAAAATCCAGGCAGTCAGGGAAGTACTCGAACACAATCTCACATTCACAGTCCGAATGAGCAATATATATCTAGTCCAGAAACCAGGAGAACAAGTAGTAAGAAGTGCCCAACGAAGCGCCGCATTGCTGGTTCGTGCAGGAGTTAACTGATATTGTTAGCAGTTGGAAATGCCAGAGAGATTGAGGCCACTTTATATCACCAAATCCAATAGGAGTTTTAGCTGGCTTCATTGCCATGCAGGTATCATGAGCTATTCTTGCTGGTTAGAATTCACTAAATCTGCTCTAGATACCTCATGCATGCATTTGACATGACTAGTTTTCAATACTTGGGGTCTTTTACTATGCATTAAATAAGGTTTTTATGTTTGGACATAACTTTGAAGCTTTTCATGAATCTTGCATGTCCCTCATTAATTTTGTCAGAATACCATGTATTTCCTTCTTCTCAACTTCGTAAGTCTAAGAGGAATAAAACTCATAAATGGCCTAGCTAGGGACCTCAGCACATGCCACCCTCTTGATTCAATAACATGGAGGACTATAGCTTTTGTGCCATAATTCTATGTCTTCTTTGTTTGAGCTGCACAAAATCTCAACCTGTAGAAGACCTTTGCATTTACTGATACCATATCTACTGTGCAGATTGTTTATTAGCCCTCATGGAGCAGTAACGAGTCATTAAATTCATGAAGATGttcaaatttatttgaatttcttaaCTCTTTCAAAGTTCAGAACGTATCGCATTCTTGCCATAACCATAGCAGAACGGTAGCAATAATTAGCCTTGattacaaaaacaagaaatcagAAGATTATACCAAGTCATGAATTACCAGTAAGTTATTACTGACACTGCCTGAACCAACTAGACTAGGgttgaaagaaaacaacaagACAGAAAATCACGAAAAGGGCCAAACTAGAACCCTAGTGTTGCACcgttatttcttaatataattattttacaaatgACTAtcgcaaaaacaaaaagaacaaaaaaagaatacagTCTAAATAGATCTCTCACCAACCTAATCcaaaaaggacaagaaaatcTTGAGcagataagaaaaataaatgccatgatccaaaattaaatacaaaaactgaaaaaataaaaatgcagcaTCCTTGGAGGTCTGATTCGAGAGCCTTCCTGATCTTGGTTGGTTATAGAAATGGGTCAGTAGAACCCCTTAACGAATTTTGAGCATGAAAAATTACAGTTTTTGTTGTCAGACAAGTCTGTTTGGCTAGCTCATCTGCAGCTCTCTTATACTTAAACTTATTCATTTTATCCATAAATGCATCTACTAGGTTTCCCGCGGTTATGATAAGTTGGTATTCAACTCTACGGAGTGTCCATAAACTCTGCATAGTTACCTGCTAACATTATGTTACAATGGTAAAAGAGAATTTTACTTGGAGCAACTCATTCTGACATAATTCAGGAAGCTATTATGTTCTTAGCAAATGTTTAGAAGATCATTGATTCTGGAAAGAAGGATCGATCATCCACGCCCCCGAAATGCCAAAATTATCAAAGAACTGACAAATTCTTTGAGCAGCACGATTCTGTCTAGCTATATGTCTTTGAA is part of the Populus trichocarpa isolate Nisqually-1 chromosome 7, P.trichocarpa_v4.1, whole genome shotgun sequence genome and encodes:
- the LOC7469560 gene encoding non-specific lipid-transfer protein 13; translated protein: MVRIVGFLILVVSGQAMAQLNFDSCKIISDKLSHCLDFLAGSYCKPSNQCCQSIYDLNAIARVVMGPRFICHCIENVARVLPTRIIPDRIGDLTVKCNTHNSFAISEYMDCNREPIQIDPPHD